A stretch of Lutra lutra chromosome 9, mLutLut1.2, whole genome shotgun sequence DNA encodes these proteins:
- the IL1RN gene encoding interleukin-1 receptor antagonist protein isoform X3, translated as MRAFPFLRVGQSGLETACHPSGKRPCRMQVFRIWDINQKTFYLRNNQLVAGYLQGSNTKLEEKLDVVPIEPHTVFLGIHGGKLCLSCVKSGDETRLQLEAVNITDLSKNKDQDKRFTFILSDSGPTTRFESAACPGWFLCTALEADRPVSFTNTPEEAMTVTKFYFQKD; from the exons ATGAGGGCATTTCCGTTTCTCAGAGTAGGACAGAGCGGCTTGG AGACAGCCTGCCATCCCTCAGGGAAGAGACCTTGCAGGATGCAAGTCTTCAG AATCTGGGATATTAACCAGAAGACCTTCTACCTGAGGAACAACCAGCTGGTCGCTGGGTACTTGCAAGGATCAAATACTAAATTGGAAG aGAAGTTAGATGTGGTGCCCATTGAGCCTCATACCGTGTTCCTGGGGATCCATGGGGGGAAGCTGTGTCTGTCCTGCGTCAAGTCTGGTGATGAGACCAGGCTCCAGCTGGAG GCAGTTAACATCACCGACCTGAGTAAGAACAAGGATCAAGACAAGCGTTTCACCTTCATCCTCTCGGACAGCGGCCCCACCACCCGCTTTGAGTCCGCTGCCTGTCCCGGCTGGTTCCTCTGCACAGCACTTGAGGCCGACCGGCCCGTCAGCTTCACCAACACGCCCGAAGAGGCCATGACGGTCACCAAGTTCTACTTCCAGAAGGACTAG
- the IL1RN gene encoding interleukin-1 receptor antagonist protein isoform X2, giving the protein MDTCRYPLSYLIPFLLFLFHSETACHPSGKRPCRMQVFRIWDINQKTFYLRNNQLVAGYLQGSNTKLEEKLDVVPIEPHTVFLGIHGGKLCLSCVKSGDETRLQLEAVNITDLSKNKDQDKRFTFILSDSGPTTRFESAACPGWFLCTALEADRPVSFTNTPEEAMTVTKFYFQKD; this is encoded by the exons ATGGACACCTGCAGGTATCCCCTCAGTTACCTGatccctttcctccttttcctgttcCATTCAGAGACAGCCTGCCATCCCTCAGGGAAGAGACCTTGCAGGATGCAAGTCTTCAG AATCTGGGATATTAACCAGAAGACCTTCTACCTGAGGAACAACCAGCTGGTCGCTGGGTACTTGCAAGGATCAAATACTAAATTGGAAG aGAAGTTAGATGTGGTGCCCATTGAGCCTCATACCGTGTTCCTGGGGATCCATGGGGGGAAGCTGTGTCTGTCCTGCGTCAAGTCTGGTGATGAGACCAGGCTCCAGCTGGAG GCAGTTAACATCACCGACCTGAGTAAGAACAAGGATCAAGACAAGCGTTTCACCTTCATCCTCTCGGACAGCGGCCCCACCACCCGCTTTGAGTCCGCTGCCTGTCCCGGCTGGTTCCTCTGCACAGCACTTGAGGCCGACCGGCCCGTCAGCTTCACCAACACGCCCGAAGAGGCCATGACGGTCACCAAGTTCTACTTCCAGAAGGACTAG
- the IL1RN gene encoding interleukin-1 receptor antagonist protein isoform X4, whose protein sequence is MAAETACHPSGKRPCRMQVFRIWDINQKTFYLRNNQLVAGYLQGSNTKLEEKLDVVPIEPHTVFLGIHGGKLCLSCVKSGDETRLQLEAVNITDLSKNKDQDKRFTFILSDSGPTTRFESAACPGWFLCTALEADRPVSFTNTPEEAMTVTKFYFQKD, encoded by the exons AGACAGCCTGCCATCCCTCAGGGAAGAGACCTTGCAGGATGCAAGTCTTCAG AATCTGGGATATTAACCAGAAGACCTTCTACCTGAGGAACAACCAGCTGGTCGCTGGGTACTTGCAAGGATCAAATACTAAATTGGAAG aGAAGTTAGATGTGGTGCCCATTGAGCCTCATACCGTGTTCCTGGGGATCCATGGGGGGAAGCTGTGTCTGTCCTGCGTCAAGTCTGGTGATGAGACCAGGCTCCAGCTGGAG GCAGTTAACATCACCGACCTGAGTAAGAACAAGGATCAAGACAAGCGTTTCACCTTCATCCTCTCGGACAGCGGCCCCACCACCCGCTTTGAGTCCGCTGCCTGTCCCGGCTGGTTCCTCTGCACAGCACTTGAGGCCGACCGGCCCGTCAGCTTCACCAACACGCCCGAAGAGGCCATGACGGTCACCAAGTTCTACTTCCAGAAGGACTAG